In Vicugna pacos chromosome 1, VicPac4, whole genome shotgun sequence, a single window of DNA contains:
- the LOC102537650 gene encoding LOW QUALITY PROTEIN: olfactory receptor 5AC2-like (The sequence of the model RefSeq protein was modified relative to this genomic sequence to represent the inferred CDS: inserted 1 base in 1 codon), which yields MSEGNKTLVTEFVLTGLTQRPWLQVLPFLLFLIIYLTTMXGNLGLMALIWKDAHLHTPMYLFLGGLAFADACTSSSITPRMLVSFLDKTAKISLAECITQFYFFASSATTECFLLVVMAYDRYVAICNPLLYPVVMSTRLCTHLISISYAIGFLHPLIHVSLLLRLTFCRSSVIYYFYCEILQLFKISCNDSSINALMLLIFGAFIQISTLMTIIISYTRVLFDILKKKSEKGRSKAFSTCSAHMLSVSLYYGTLIFMYVRPASSLAEDQDKIYSLFYTIIIPLLNPFIYSLRNKEVIGAVRRVAKK from the exons ATGTCAGAAGGAAACAAGACTCTGGTGACTGAATTTGTTCTCACAGGACTTACACAGAGACCATGGCTGCAggttctccccttcctcctgttcTTGATCATCTACCTCACCACCA GTGGAAACCTTGGACTGATGGCTCTTATTTGGAAGGATGCCCaccttcacacacccatgtacttGTTCCTTGGTGGTTTAGCCTTTGCAGATGCTTGCACTTCAAGCTCTATAACACCCAGGATGCTGGTCAGTTTCTTAGACAAGACTGCAAAGATATCCCTAGCTGAGTGCAtcactcaattttatttttttgcttccaGTGCAACCACAGAATGTTTCCTCCTGGTagtgatggcctatgaccgctatgtaGCCATATGCAATCCCTTGCTTTATCCAGTGGTGATGTCCACCAGACTCTGCACTCACCTGATTAGTATTTCATATGCAATTGGTTTTCTGCATCCCCTGATTCATGTGAGCTTGTTATTAAGATTAACTTTCTGCAGGTCTAGTGTAATATATTATTTCTATTGCGAAATTTTACAGCTGTTCAAAATTTCATGCAATGACTCATCTATTAATGCACTAATGCTACTTATTTTTGGAGCTTTTATACAAATTTCCACTTTAATGACCATCATAATCTCTTACACTCGTGTGCTCTttgacattctgaaaaaaaagtctgaaaagggCAGAAGCAAAGCCTTCTCCACGTGCAGTGCCCATATGCTCTCTGTTTCATTGTACTACGGCACTCTCATTTTCATGTATGTGCGCCCTGCATCTAGCCTAGCTGAAGATCAGGACAAAATATATTCCCTATTTTACACAATTATAATCCCCCTGCTAAACCCATTTATTTACAGCTTGAGAAATAAAGAGGTTATAGGTGCTGTGAGAAGAGTTGCAAAGAAGTAA